From the genome of Eucalyptus grandis isolate ANBG69807.140 chromosome 2, ASM1654582v1, whole genome shotgun sequence, one region includes:
- the LOC104442361 gene encoding growth-regulating factor 5: MSARLLHYPSFGYYSFYGKKIDPEPGRCRRTDGKKWRCSKDAHPDSKYCERHMNRGRYRSRKPVESQTVSQSLSTATLDVATGSSSGGRSFQNLPSQSLSNPVNLCFGSGLSQLQVETSPYGNYNKYSELKPGGDANKSMMAAPGTIKMNSLLNTHHAASQAPADLLSEMGNSSALQEFGRLPSDATSKQQKQHYFFGMDFSSPGPVKQEQQPVQLFFDDWSETREKRFFFDGQRSDMVSFSSAQSHPSGYSDSNLSDLSRRDA, encoded by the exons ATGTCTGCTAGGTTACTTCATTACCCCAGCT TTGGTTATTACTCCTTCTACGGGAAGAAAATAGACCCTGAGCCAGGTAGATGTCGAAGGACAGATGGTAAGAAGTGGAGGTGCTCTAAAGATGCACACCCCGACTCTAAGTACTGTGAGCGGCACATGAACCGTGGCCGCTACCGTTCAAGAAAGCCTGTGGAATCACAAACTGTCTCTCAGTCTCTGTCAACCGCTACATTAGACGTTGCTACTGGGAGCTCTAGTGGTGGCAGAAGCTTCCAGAACCTGCCTTCACAGTCCCTGAGTAATCCTGTGAACTTGTGCTTTGGAAGTGGCCTCTCTCAGTTGCAGGTGGAGACTTCACCATATGGAAATTATAACAAGTACAG TGAACTCAAGCCAGGAGGAGATGCAAACAAATCCATGATGGCAGCACCTGGGACTATAAAGATGAACTCTCTTTTAAACACCCATCATGCGGCATCTCAAGCACCTGCCGACCTCTTATCAGAAATGGGGAACAGCTCTGCTCTTCAAGAATTTGGCCGCTTGCCTTCTGATGCAACGTCAAAGCAGCAGAAACAACATTATTTCTTTGGCATGGATTTCAGCTCGCCGGGTCCAGTGAAGCAAGAGCAGCAACCGGTTCAGCTCTTCTTTGATGACTGGTCAGAGACCAGAGAGAAGAGGTTCTTCTTTGATGGTCAAAGGTCTGACATGGTTTCGTTCTCCTCTGCTCAGTCGCATCCATCCGGGTACTCAGACAGCAATCTCTCGGATTTGTCAAGAAGGGATGCATGA
- the LOC104442359 gene encoding cadmium-induced protein AS8 isoform X4: MIIKGLFRRYERWNPVHPTFGAFWGMGIGLGCGVGWGPGFGPEVIGYVGAGCGVGFSVGFTMAGFGIGLPANYLFRVPYNVTAVRSNASEFSQFGGLISRKSIAGGGWNFAPHISVFRTEAGRKLLSSFRRKHFFQPTANLFDMNLPLQSGDVWKCLGAFGSRLVHPRKGLKD; the protein is encoded by the exons ATGATCATCAAAGGGTTGTTTAGAAGATATGAAAGATGGAACCCTGTGCATCCAACTTTTGGAGCCTTTTGGGGGATGGGAATTGGTTTAGGATGTGGTGTTGGATGGGGTCCTGGTTTTGGCCCTGAGGTGATTGGCTATGTTGGAGCTGGCTGTGGCGTTGGGTTTAGTGTGGGCTTCACTATGGCTGGCTTTGGCATTGGTCTTCCTGCCAATTATCTCTTTCGAGTGCCATACAACG TTACGGCAGTCAGAAGTAATGCTTCAGAGTTCAGCCAATTTGGTGGTCTCATTTCAAGGAAAAGCATTGCTGGGGGTGGGTGGAATTTTGCACCACACATCTCAGTCTTCCGTACAGAAGCTGGCAGAAAGCTGCTGTCTAGCTTTaggagaaaacatttttttcaaccGACAGCCAACTTGTTTGACATGAATCTTCCATTACAATCTGGGGATGTCTGGAAATGTCTCGGAGCATTTGGCAGTCGACTTGTTCATCCTCGTAAGG GTCTGAAGGATTGA
- the LOC104442359 gene encoding cadmium-induced protein AS8 isoform X3, which yields MIIKGLFRRYERWNPVHPTFGAFWGMGIGLGCGVGWGPGFGPEVIGYVGAGCGVGFSVGFTMAGFGIGLPANYLFRVPYNVVTAVRSNASEFSQFGGLISRKSIAGGGWNFAPHISVFRTEAGRKLLSSFRRKHFFQPTANLFDMNLPLQSGDVWKCLGAFGSRLVHPRKGLKD from the exons ATGATCATCAAAGGGTTGTTTAGAAGATATGAAAGATGGAACCCTGTGCATCCAACTTTTGGAGCCTTTTGGGGGATGGGAATTGGTTTAGGATGTGGTGTTGGATGGGGTCCTGGTTTTGGCCCTGAGGTGATTGGCTATGTTGGAGCTGGCTGTGGCGTTGGGTTTAGTGTGGGCTTCACTATGGCTGGCTTTGGCATTGGTCTTCCTGCCAATTATCTCTTTCGAGTGCCATACAACG TAGTTACGGCAGTCAGAAGTAATGCTTCAGAGTTCAGCCAATTTGGTGGTCTCATTTCAAGGAAAAGCATTGCTGGGGGTGGGTGGAATTTTGCACCACACATCTCAGTCTTCCGTACAGAAGCTGGCAGAAAGCTGCTGTCTAGCTTTaggagaaaacatttttttcaaccGACAGCCAACTTGTTTGACATGAATCTTCCATTACAATCTGGGGATGTCTGGAAATGTCTCGGAGCATTTGGCAGTCGACTTGTTCATCCTCGTAAGG GTCTGAAGGATTGA
- the LOC104442359 gene encoding cadmium-induced protein AS8 isoform X2, translating to MVGMIIKGLFRRYERWNPVHPTFGAFWGMGIGLGCGVGWGPGFGPEVIGYVGAGCGVGFSVGFTMAGFGIGLPANYLFRVPYNVTAVRSNASEFSQFGGLISRKSIAGGGWNFAPHISVFRTEAGRKLLSSFRRKHFFQPTANLFDMNLPLQSGDVWKCLGAFGSRLVHPRKGLKD from the exons ATG GTAGGAATGATCATCAAAGGGTTGTTTAGAAGATATGAAAGATGGAACCCTGTGCATCCAACTTTTGGAGCCTTTTGGGGGATGGGAATTGGTTTAGGATGTGGTGTTGGATGGGGTCCTGGTTTTGGCCCTGAGGTGATTGGCTATGTTGGAGCTGGCTGTGGCGTTGGGTTTAGTGTGGGCTTCACTATGGCTGGCTTTGGCATTGGTCTTCCTGCCAATTATCTCTTTCGAGTGCCATACAACG TTACGGCAGTCAGAAGTAATGCTTCAGAGTTCAGCCAATTTGGTGGTCTCATTTCAAGGAAAAGCATTGCTGGGGGTGGGTGGAATTTTGCACCACACATCTCAGTCTTCCGTACAGAAGCTGGCAGAAAGCTGCTGTCTAGCTTTaggagaaaacatttttttcaaccGACAGCCAACTTGTTTGACATGAATCTTCCATTACAATCTGGGGATGTCTGGAAATGTCTCGGAGCATTTGGCAGTCGACTTGTTCATCCTCGTAAGG GTCTGAAGGATTGA
- the LOC104442359 gene encoding cadmium-induced protein AS8 isoform X1, translated as MVGMIIKGLFRRYERWNPVHPTFGAFWGMGIGLGCGVGWGPGFGPEVIGYVGAGCGVGFSVGFTMAGFGIGLPANYLFRVPYNVVTAVRSNASEFSQFGGLISRKSIAGGGWNFAPHISVFRTEAGRKLLSSFRRKHFFQPTANLFDMNLPLQSGDVWKCLGAFGSRLVHPRKGLKD; from the exons ATG GTAGGAATGATCATCAAAGGGTTGTTTAGAAGATATGAAAGATGGAACCCTGTGCATCCAACTTTTGGAGCCTTTTGGGGGATGGGAATTGGTTTAGGATGTGGTGTTGGATGGGGTCCTGGTTTTGGCCCTGAGGTGATTGGCTATGTTGGAGCTGGCTGTGGCGTTGGGTTTAGTGTGGGCTTCACTATGGCTGGCTTTGGCATTGGTCTTCCTGCCAATTATCTCTTTCGAGTGCCATACAACG TAGTTACGGCAGTCAGAAGTAATGCTTCAGAGTTCAGCCAATTTGGTGGTCTCATTTCAAGGAAAAGCATTGCTGGGGGTGGGTGGAATTTTGCACCACACATCTCAGTCTTCCGTACAGAAGCTGGCAGAAAGCTGCTGTCTAGCTTTaggagaaaacatttttttcaaccGACAGCCAACTTGTTTGACATGAATCTTCCATTACAATCTGGGGATGTCTGGAAATGTCTCGGAGCATTTGGCAGTCGACTTGTTCATCCTCGTAAGG GTCTGAAGGATTGA
- the LOC104442358 gene encoding uncharacterized protein LOC104442358, whose translation MKKRSSSGKQKAPPSPMPSPSLPRDSLQSIFNTIAAGDGAGSSRKSKARGRLHRGINGDDTSGRPPPPPPASKSLTSISELKGFASSQLDDLKRRLDDSHSGISKDVEASRSRLHKRFKKHAQAIQQVADEADKEYKMISEQINETRKAMKATFVGFMDGAQASTSHVCKTSIPELSQSFDKAINALRSHLGVSAR comes from the exons ATGAAGAAGCGATCATCATCTGGCAAGCAGAAAGCGCCGCCGTCACCGATGCCTTCGCCGTCGCTACCTCGCGATTCTCTGCAATCCATCTTCAACACCATCGCCGCCGGCGACGGCGCCGGATCGTCGCGGAAGTCCAAAGCCAGAGGCCGCCTCCACCGCGGAATCAACGGCGACGACACCTCCGGCCGGCCTCCGCCCCCGCCTCCGGCGAGCAAGAGCCTGACCTCGATCAGCGAACTCAAGGGCTTCGCTTCCTCGCAGCTCGACGATCTCAAGCGCCGCCTCGATGACTCGCACTCCGGGATCTCCAAGGACGTCGAGGCCTCTCGCTCCCGCCTCCACAAGCGCTTCAAG AAGCATGCGCAGGCAATTCAACAAGTCGCGGATGAAGCAGACAAGGAGTATAAGATGATATCTGAGCAGATCAATGAAACTCGAAAAGCTATGAAG GCGACATTCGTGGGATTCATGGATGGTGCTCAAGCCAGCACATCTCATG TGTGCAAAACATCCATCCCGGAGCTTTCGCAatcctttgacaaagccatcaaTGCCCTCCGCAGCCATCTTGGAGTCTCCGCACGTTAG
- the LOC120285894 gene encoding protein PAM68, chloroplastic, with translation MASTSICWAAKIDGCCERFNVIQKPCFLLVTSHLDRRLKMDRQTCQFPASLEKLPSKGNHSHALQLHATLRSPKGFGPSPEKAKKTKKPNGEYDDNEDNEDNEEEDARDQGIIPEVVTNRMMNRMGFSVGVPLFIGLLFFPFFYYLKVGLKIDVPTWVPFIVSFFFFGSALLGVSYGIVSSSWDPLREGSLLGWNEAQKNWPVFWQSLRGGGGRSGKK, from the exons ATGGCTTCTACTTCTATTTGCTGGGCAGCGAAG ATTGATGGTTGCTGTGAACGGTTCAATGTGATTCAGAAACCTTGCTTTCTCCTAGTAACCAGCCACTTGGACAGACGACTAAAGATGGACAGACAAACATGCCAATTCCCAGCTTCCTTAGAAAAGCTGCCATCAAAAGGAAATCACTCCCACGCCCTACAATTACATGCCACCTTAAGGAGCCCGAAGGGCTTCGGACCCTCTCCGGAGAAAGCCAAAAAGACGAAGAAACCAAATGGAGAATACGATGACAACGAGGACAATGAAGATAACGAAGAAGAGGACGCGAGAGACCAAGGCATAATACCCGAAGTAGTGACCAACAGGATGATGAACCGGATGGGGTTCTCGGTCGGCGTCCCGCTCTTCATTGGGCTCTTGTTCTTCCCGTTCTTCTACTACCTCAAGGTGGGGCTCAAGATTGATGTACCCACCTGGGTGCCCTTCATTgtgtcctttttcttctttggatCAGCTCTCTTGGGTGTGAGCTATGGCATTGTGTCCTCTAGTTGGGACCCTCTCAGGGAAGGCTCTCTCTTGGGCTGGAATGAGGCCCAGAAGAATTGGCCTGTGTTTTGGCAGTCTCTTCGGGGAGGAGGTGGTAGGTCCGGGAAAAAGTAG
- the LOC104442356 gene encoding protein BREVIS RADIX: MFTCIACTKQMADDGDEGGGSAARGSSTPNSKEAVKSLTTQIKDMALKFSGAYRQCKPCTGSPSYKKGDRPFPDFDTMSEGVPYPFMGGGSSSSTPAWDFTAPGRHNTSRMESRFAGGYGGGDRTPGKASISAQSCDVVLEEDESKEWMAQVEPGVHITFESLPSGGNELKRIRFSRDMFDKWQAQRWWAENYDRIMELYNVQRFNRQALNTPARSEDDFHRDSSYSRMGSARESPMVPSATREWMPRSHQKPGGSKGYFPEPSDLGGRHYGAGSSTHGAGMMEPARTTTSSRDEASVSYSNASEVETEWIEEDEPGVYITIRQLVDGTRELRRVRFSREQFGEVRAKTWWEENRERIQAQYL; the protein is encoded by the exons ATGTTCACGTGCATAGCCTGCACGAAGCAGATggccgacgacggcgacgaggGCGGAGGGTCGGCGGCGCGTGGTAGCAGCACCCCGAATTCTAAAGAAGCCGTCAAAAGCCTGACCACGCag ATTAAGGATATGGCGTTGAAGTTCTCTGGCGCTTATCGCCAGTGCAAGCCGTGCACGGGCTCGCCCAGCTACAAGAAGGGCGATCGGCCGTTTCCAGACTTCGATACGATGTCGGAGGGCGTCCCGTATCCATTCATGGGAGGCGGGAGCTCCAGCTCGACGCCGGCTTGGGATTTCACGGCTCCCGGCCGCCACAACACCTCGAGGATGGAGTCGAGGTTTGCTGGGGGGTACGGTGGCGGAGACCGCACCCCAGGAAAAGCATCCATCTCGGCTCAGTCCTGCGACGTGGTGCTGGAGGAGGACGAGTCCAAGGAATGGATGGCGCAGGTCGAGCCCGGCGTGCACATAACGTTCGAGTCTTTGCCTAGTGGCGGGAATGAACTAAAGCGAATCCGCTTCAG CCGCGACATGTTTGACAAGTGGCAAGCGCAGCGATGGTGGGCGGAGAACTACGACCGGATCATGGAGCTGTACAACGTCCAGAGATTCAACCGTCAAGCTCTTAACACTCCGGCGCGATCCGAGGACGAT TTTCACAGAGATTCATCATACTCGAGGATGGGATCTGCGAGGGAAAGCCCGATGGTTCCGTCCGCAACCCGAGAGTGGATGCCGAGGAGTCACCAGAAGCCCGGCGGCAGTAAAGGATACTTCCCCGAGCCATCTGATCTAGGTGGTCGCCACTACGGCGCCGGGTCCAGCACTCACGGAGCTGGCATGATGGAGCCGGCTCGCACCACGACCTCATCCAGGGACGAGGCATCGGTTTCTTACAGCAATGCCAGTGAAGTGGAGACCGAGTGGATTGAGGAAGATGAGCCCGGCGTGTACATTACCATTAGGCAGCTTGTCGACGGAACTAGGGAACTGCGGCGAGTGCGATTCAG CCGTGAACAGTTCGGGGAAGTTCGCGCGAAGACATGGTGGGAAGAGAACAGAGAAAGAATACAAGCTCAATACCTATGA
- the LOC104442355 gene encoding translation initiation factor IF-2, with protein MRGAIGRKLPNSFTASSSSSRHSLLPFSTSSPFGGAGGGGRGRGRGGGADGGGGGGPSRFDSIPEAAEAPPPPQPQPQPHPPSSGVGRGLGKPLPSSPILPSFNAFASSIGRGRVPSGSPPPPPDSPAPGKPIFFRKEDGPPQWDSPKPRSPSEFAEAAAGGGSGATELPSGIKSVLQGAGRGKPVPKPGPQSPPVQEENRHIRARPPSPPPRMGREEPERRASGRGDAGGRSGGRGGRGRGRGFRGGRGRGSFGGRGFVRDRAGRGQFEKDSDVGHGAGLYLGDNADGEKLAKRIGAENMNKLVEGFEEIGERVLPSPAHDLYLDAYHTNMSIECEPEYLMEEFGTNPDIDEKPPIPLRDALEKMKPFLMVYEGIQSQEEWEEVMKEVMERVPLMKEIVDYYSGPDRVTAKKQQEELERVAKTLPESAPDSVKRFTDRAVRSLQSNPGWGFDKKCQFMDKLVWEASQQYK; from the exons ATGAGAGGAGCCATTGGAAGGAAGCTCCCCAACTCCTTCAccgcttcctcctcctcctcccgccaCTCCCTCCTTCCCTTCTCCACCTCCTCCCCCTTCGGCGGCGCCGGCGGAGGTGGAAGAGGCCGTGGCCGTGGCGGCGGcgccgacggcggcggcggtggcggcccATCCCGCTTCGACTCCATTCCCGAAGCCGCAGaggccccgccgccgccccagCCCCAGCCCCAGCCGCATCCGCCTTCGTCTGGGGTCGGCCGCGGCCTGGGCAAGCCGCTCCCTTCGTCTCCGATCCTCCCCTCGTTCAACGCCTTCGCGTCGTCCATCGGCCGCGGCCGAGTCCCGTCGGGttcgccgcccccgccgccggaTTCGCCCGCCCCCGGGAAGCCCATCTTCTTCCGGAAGGAAGATGGTCCTCCCCAGTGGGACTCCCCAAAACCTAGGTCGCCTTCTGAGTTTGccgaggcggcggcgggcggcggaaGTGGTGCCACCGAACTCCCTTCCGGTATAAAGTCGGTTCTACAGGGCGCCGGCCGCGGGAAGCCTGTGCCGAAGCCGGGCCCTCAATCCCCACCAGTGCAGGAAGAGAACCGGCACATCCGCGCACGGCCGCCCTCGCCTCCTCCGCGGATGGGTCGGGAGGAGCCTGAGAGGAGGGCTTCAG GCAGAGGAGACGCCGGTGGTCGCAGTGGAGGCCGAGGCGGCCGAGGCAGAGGGAGAGGGTTCCGTGGTGGCCGAGGCAGGGGCAGCTTCGGTGGAAGGGGATTTGTGAGGGACCGAGCAGGGAGAGGGCAATTCGAGAAGGACTCCGACGTGGGCCATGGAGCTGGGCTTTATCTCGGGGACAATGCGGATGGAGAGAAGCTGGCCAAGAGAATCGGGGCTGAGAACATGAACAAGCTGGTCGAGGGGTTCGAGGAAATTGGCGAGAGAGTGCTGCCTTCCCCAGCTCATGACCTCTATTTGGATGCTTACCATACCAATATGTCG ATTGAGTGTGAGCCAGAATACTTGATGGAAGAATTCGGCACGAACCCGGATATTGATGAGAAGCCGCCTATTCCTCTTAGAGATGCTCTCGAGAAGATGAAGCCATTCTTGATGGTATACGAGGGAATTCAGAGTCAAGAAGAGTGGGAG GAAGTTATGAAAGAAGTCATGGAAAGAGTCCCGTTGATGAAGGAGATCGTCGATTACTACAGTGGACCTGACAGGGTAACTGCCAAGAAACAGCAAGAAGAGTTAGAAAGAGTGGCCAAAACTCTTCCCGAGAGTGCTCCTGATTCTGTGAAACGGTTTACTGATCGGGCTGTTCGCTCTCTCCAG AGTAATCCTGGGTGGGGATTCGACAAGAAATGCCAATTCATGGATAAGCTCGTGTGGGAGGCTTCTCAACAGTACAAGTGA